The Pangasianodon hypophthalmus isolate fPanHyp1 chromosome 20, fPanHyp1.pri, whole genome shotgun sequence genomic sequence CCATGTCTGATGTACttgacctttctttctttcttttttttttttaaacacacatttcaccATTCGGTTACTCAtgtgttttgtctttgtctATCCTGTTTTTCATTatgcttgatttttatttagagaccaaataagtttattaaaatatgactTGATCGCTTCACACTGAGAGATGATTTGGTACTTCGTTATGTCATGTGAAAAATTATACACAGTTGCCGGCGTAATAAGTACCAGATACTGTAGGTTTACTTCATGAACTGTCATCTCAGTGCAAAAAGATTAAATTAACGGTttggcaaaatattaaattcaCACAAATGTCCCCTCACCACAAATGCAGGCAGTCAGTCAGCTGAGTAATGTTTGGTGTCCATTTGTTTTATTGGTTCCACTTCCACTGGGACTGATGCTCGGATTCTTGAAGATACTCCACGCGGCAGAATCAAAAGTCCATGGGGTGGAGCTTAACAAGATCCAATGCCTTCAATAATCCTAAATCTTAATCCTAACCCTCACAAGATGCTGTACAACACACTTGTACACACTGCTTGAAACACACTGACTTTTCTCCACCCAGGTAGCAGCGGCTGAATCAGGtccgactccaccccctggacgtTTGGTTCTGCAGCCAGGGGTACTTAAGTATGTCAGTAATGTCACACCAACTTGCATTAAGACACTGTGTGACTTGCTATACTCAATAGACAAATTTAAACCTTTACTGTGTAGCTGAAAACTAATGTTTTATAGGCAGCCATGTTGGATACAGGAAATTTGGTATCATTCCACTCCACAGCCCTAGTCGCACGCAAAACTGAAAGTATTGTACCACAAGTTAGGACGCTgggtgtgtatttatgtatttatgaaaaGTAATTTGGGTGAGAGACGTTCATTGCTTGTTAGTGCCAGTGCAAAAGTAAAGAAGGAGATAttggacaccaaacatgtctcagctgatcaactacatttgCCATTTGTCaagaaattttcattttatatgtttaatttatgctGCCATTTTAAAGCTAGGTGCATGCTACATTTTTCTAATTCACAATTATTCAGAATTTTGTATTTTACAAAGCTGAACATTTGaggtaaattaatttaataaagtatGAATGAGTAGGTAGAAATTCAGTAATGGCCAGGTTTCAGGCAAACACTGTTAATAAAGTGCACTATTGATGTTGAATATTGATACATTGATGTTAGATGTGTGTATCTTCCCTCATGTCTGGTGTGAAAGATTTAAAGTAGCCAACAATTCAATGCTATTTAAAGCTGTGTATATGCAATCCACCTTGAACTTCCACAACTGTACAAGGATTAAAGCAGACTAGTTGGAATTTGTACTTCGTCTATAATCAATTAAGTAATTCTTGAGGCTGGAATGTGATGGTTTTTTTCCGTATGAAAGCAAGGACACACCGGTgacttcatttttaaatgattaccAGGCATGACGATAAACCATTCAATTGTTTCTTCCAATTGACAGTTCCATGGTTAACTGTTCAATAAGGAAAAGGTCACCGAGAGGTTTAATTTGTACACCATTTAATATATTACAAAAGATAAATCAAAGTTcaaaaaaagtaacatttttacGCTGCATTTAGATATATATTCGTCATCCATACATGAAAGTGGTTGAGGTCTCATCACCATGGCCATCACCTCCTCCAGCTAAGAGGAGATGAGACCCAGCCATTCCTGTATGAACAGGTGATCAGTCCTTGATTATCTCAGGGTCAGTGTTTTGATTCTGTGCAGCCAGTTGGAGCTGCTTCTGTCTCTGTATGTAGCGGTAGCCGCGCATGGTGCACAGGTAGCCTCCGTACAGGGTCAGCAGCATCATGGACCCGGAGAAGACGCGGTAGCCCACATCAGCTAGACGCTTGGTACTCAGCATGGGGATCTCactaaaatggaaagaaaaacaccTTCAGTTATGGCTGCCCAAGTGCCTGGAGACCTTCCTGCTGAATGTTTAGTTCAAGTTAGTTCAAAAATCTGTATAGAGGTCGAAACTGACTCGACATATTTTCCCATCCAATCCATTAGCATCGTTTTATGCCATTAACACATCACATAATAagtgttttatagtgttttgctttcttttttttctttttgttttgtatgcAGAATCTGTACTTCGGAGCACACATGACACCCGAGACCAGATTTTGATCTGTGT encodes the following:
- the LOC113537859 gene encoding cytochrome c oxidase assembly protein COX14 homolog, whose product is MLSTKRLADVGYRVFSGSMMLLTLYGGYLCTMRGYRYIQRQKQLQLAAQNQNTDPEIIKD